The DNA window TGCTGCCGAACTCGTCGACGAACCCGTCGGTCACCTTGAACGCCCCGCCGTACTCGGCAATGTCCTGCCCCATCACAATCACCTCGTCGTCGTCCCGCATCGCCGCCCGAAGACCATCCTGAATGGCGTCGATGAAGCGCGTCTCCTCCGTGTCCGCGTCGGGCGACGGCGGGTCCGGATCGGGCGACGGGGCAAAGACGGCGTCGCGCTCGGCCTCGGGGGTGCTGGTCACCGCCGGCCGGTCGAGGGCCCACTCCGCCAGCTCGTCGACCGCGGACTCGAGCTCGGCCCGGATGCTCTCCATCCGGTCGGCCCCGAGCAGCCCCTCCTCCCGCACCCGAGCGGCAAAGCGGTCGAGCGGGTCTTTTTCCTTCCACTCCTCGATGAGCTCGTCCGGGACGTACGCAGTGCCGGAGGCCTCCTCGTGGCCCCGCACGCGAAACGTCTTCATCTCCAGCAGCACCGGCCCCTCGGTCCGGGCGTGCGCCCGTGCCTCCCGAACCGCCTCGATGACGGCGAACACGTCGTTGCCGTCCACGATCATCCCCGGCATGTCGTAGCCGGCGGCCGCGTCGGCGATGTCGTCCGGGGCCACCGCCTCGTCGGTGGGCGTCGAGAGGCCGTAGCCGTTGTTCTCCACCAGGAAGAGGACCGGCAGGTCCCACACCGACGCCAGGTTGAGCGCCTCGTGGAAGTCGCCCTCGCGGGTGCCCCCGTCGCCACAGAACGCGCAGGCGACCCGGTCCGCCTCCCGAAACCGAACGGCCTGCCCCAGCCCGCACGCCACCGGCAGCATGGCGGCCATGTGCGAGATCATGCCCACGAGGTTTTTCGCCGGCAGCCCGAAGTGAAAGGTCCGGTCCCGGCCGTTCGTAAAGTCCCCCTTCTTCCCCATCAACTGGCAAAAGAGGCGCTCCCGGTCGACGTCGCGCGTGGTCCACACGCCGAGGTTGCGGTGCATCGGCAGGATGTAGTCGCGGTCGTCCAGCGCCCAGGCGGTGCCCGCGGCGACGGCCTCCTGACCGTACCCGCTAAACCATTTCGCGATGCGCCCCTGCCGGATGAGCGTCAGCATCTTTTCCTCGATGACACGGGGTTCGAGGAGCGCCCGGCAGAGCGCCTCGGCATCAAGGTCAGGGCCCGTATTGACAGATGACTCTGGAGAGGACATGTATCTCGTAGTTCGGAACGAAGACTGACGATGGACACTGCGAACAGAGGGCGGGCGAGACGAGGGCCGTTGGAAGCGTGCCCCCTCCGGCTCGCTTCTATTCCAGTCGGAAGGTGAAGGTGATCGTGCCGGTCTGGTTTTCCTGGGGCGCCCCCGGCGGCAGTGCGTTGAAGCGCCACTGTTGCAGGGCGTCCATGACGGCGGCCTCCAGTTCGGGATTGCCCTTGAGGAGGGGCACGCGCCGCACGATGCGCCCGTCCGGGTTGACGGTAATCCGAACCCGGATGCGGGCGTTCACCTTCTCGGCGTACTGGGGAAGGGGCGCCCGCTCGGGATCCCGGTCCAGCCCCTCAATGTCGTAGGGCGCAGCGGCCTCTTCCTGGGAGCCCGACCCCGGATCGCCCGATTCTTCGCCGGGCTCCTCGCTTGGCTCCTGCTGGTCGGCCTGCTGTTCGGTCTCGGGCTGGGCCTCGGCCTCCGGCACGGTCGTCTCCTCCTCGGTCGGCGGCACGGACTCCTCGCTCTGCTCCTCCTCCGGAAGGTTGACCGGCTCCGACTCGGGCTCCTCCGCCGTCTCGTCGGACTCGGCCTCCGGCTCGGGCGCCTCCTCCTGCGGCTCCGGCGTCGTCGTTTTCTCCACCTGCTCGGTGGCCTCCACCGGCTGCCCGGGCGAGAACTCGCCAAACTCCACCTCCACGTAGCCGAGCTGGGCCGGGCGGGGGCGCGACGCCGTCAGGAAGGCGAAGAGAAGGGCGAGCCCCCCGTGAAGGATGACGGTGGTGGCGACCCCGATCCAATCGCTACGGGACATGGGACGCGCGCAGTTGTGGAAGCAGGCGGGCGATCAGTGTTGTCGGTCGTAGAAACGTTGGACGGCCTCGGCCCGACAAAAGTTCGTCGCGTCGGCCCCTTGCCCCACCTCAGATCTCGTCAGCCGGCGTGGTCGAAGCGCGTCACGCCGTCGCGGACGAAGCGGCCCTCGTCGGGCACGTACCGCCGTTCCTCGACGGAGAAGGCCTCCGGCTCCACGGAGACGACGTTGTAGAAGTTGATTGGGCCCGTCGGTTCGCGCCAGCGATTGCTCGTCGCCGTGCCCGCGCTGGCAACGACGATGCGCGGGGTGCCCGGAATGATTTCGAGGGGCTGGATCGCAGAAATGTGGAGGTGCCCGCAGAGAATGAGGTCAATGCCCACCTCGCCCGCCACCGCGAGGGTCTGCTGGGCCTGCCGGGCCACGGGGTGCGGGCTGATGGGCCCGATGGCCGTGGGGTGGAGCTGGTGGTGCACCACGAGCACCTTGAAGCGGTCGTCCCCCGTCCCCGAGAAGAACGCACGCATGGCGGCCCGGTCGGCCGGACCGATGCGCCCCCCCTTGATCGACGGCCCGTACGCGGACGTGAGGCCGAGCGCGGCCACGCCGCCGGCCTCGAAGGTCGGGGCGAGGTCCTCCGTAATGAACTGCCTATAGCGCTCCAGGGGCGTCCGGAGTCGCTTTAGGGGGCGCCACCACGGATAAACGTCGTGGTTGCCCGCCACGACGAGGGTGGGCGGGCCCAGCGCGTCGAGCAGGTTTCGGGCCGCCCGGTACTCCGCCGGACGGGCCCGTTGTGTCAGGTCGCCGCTCACCGCGACGAGGTCGATGCCCGCCGCGTTGATCTCGTCCAGAAGCGCCTCCACCACTCCGGAGTCCGCAATGCGCCCGAAGTGAAGGTCGGAGATGTGAGCAATGGTCATAGCGCCGAACGCGGGCCTCGTAACCGTTCAACGCTACAGCAACAGGTTCATGGGTTCCTCCAGGTAGGACTTCACCGTGTCGAGGAAGTGGGCCCCCTTGGCCCCATCCACGACGCGGTGGTCGCAGGAGAGGGTCACCTTCATGCGCTTCCCCGGCACCACCTCGCCGTCCTCCACGACGGGCGTGTCGCGGATTTCGCCGATCGCCAGGATGGCCGAGTTGGGCGGGTTGATGATGGCCGTGAACTCCTCGATGCCGAACATCCCGAGGTTGCTCGTGGTGAAGGTCGCCCCTTCAAACTCCTCCGGCTCCAGGTCGCGGTCGCGGGCCCGCTCGGCCAAGGCCCGCGTCTCGCGGGCGAGCTCCGAGAGCCCCTTCCGGTCCGCGTCGCGAATGACGGGGGTGATCAGCCCCTCGTCGATGGCGACGGCAATGCCGATGTGCACGCGGTTGTGCTTGTGGATTTCGCCCTCGTCGGGGCGGTAGGCGGCGTTGACGTACGGGTGGTCGTGCAGCGAGAGGGCGCACGCCTTGGTGATGAAGTCGTTGAAGGAGATTTTCGCGCGGCCCTGCTCCTCCGCCAGATCATTGAGGTCCTCGCGCACCTCGATCGCGCGCTCCACGTCGATGTCGACCGTCAGGTAGTAGTGCGGGGCCGAGTACTTGCTCTCCGCGAGGCGCCGGGCGATGGTCTCCCGCATCTGCGTGATGCCTTCGGACTCGTACGCGGCCTCCTCGTCCGGCATCGCGTAGGACGGCGCCTCCGGGACGGACGGCTCGGGCTGGGGCGCCGGCTCCGGTTCGGTTGTCGGCTCCGGTTCGGGCGTCGATTCGGGCGCGGCCTCCTGCTTCTCGACATGGGTTTCCACGTCCCGACGCACGATGCGCCCCTCGGGCCCGGATCCGTCGACCTGCGCCAGTTCCACGTCGTGCTCCTGCGCAATGCGGCGGGCCAGAGGAGACGCCTTGATGCGGCGCCCCTCCGCGTCGGTCCCGGCGGGCACCGGCTCCGGCATCCGTTCGGACAACTGCCCGTCCCCGCTCGGCTCCGGCGCGGGCTCGGGCTCCACCTCCGGCTCGGCTGATGCATCCTCGGCATCGGCGTCCGAATCGACCTCGGCGTCCGGGTCGGCCTCGGGCTCCGCGGCCCCGTCCCCGCCGGCGTCATCCACGAGATCGGAGATGTCCTCCCCGGCCTCCCCAATCACGGCGATCAGCTCCCCGATGGGCACGGCGTCCCCCTCTCCGATCACTTGTTTGAGCAGCACCCCCTCGTCGAAGGCCTCCAGGTCCATCGTAGCCTTGTCCGTTTCCACCTGGGCCAGCACGTCGCCCGCCGACACCTCCTCGCCCTCGTCCACGAGCCAGGCGGAAAGCACCCCCTCCTCCATGGTGTCGCTCAACTTGGGCATTTCAATTGGAATCGCCATGGGTCAATGTCGAGTGTCAAAGTGTAGTACAAATGTCGAATGTAAAGGGGCACGGGCCCCAAAGGCCCGCGCCGAGCGCCGGGGCTTGCGGGGCGTTACTCGGCGTAGAGGACCCGGAGGCACTTGTCGACCGTCTCGTCGGCGCCCGGCATGTACTCGTCCATGAGGTTCGGCGCGTACGGGGCCGGGGTGTCCGGGGCCGTCACGCGCAGGATGGGCGCGTCGAGGTAGTCGAACGCACGGTCCTGCACCTGATGGGTAATCTCCGAGGCCACGCTGGTGAAGGGGGTGCTCTCGTCGATGACGACCAGCCGATTGGTCTTCACGACCGACTCCACGATCGTCTCGATGTCGAGCGGCTTGATGGTGCGCGGGTCGATCACTTCCGCCTCGTAGCCCTGCTCTTCGAGGGTCTCCGCGGCGTCCATCGCGATGTGGTAGCTCTTGCTGTGCGCCACGATCGTCACGTCATCGCCCTCCCGCGCCACGCGGGCCGAGCCGATCGGGATCGTGTAGTCGCTTTCCTCGCTCACCTCCCGCTTCATGCCGTACATGAGCTCACTCTCGAGAAAGACCACCGGGTCGTCGTCCCGGATGGCCGTCTTGAGCAGCCCCTTGCCGTCGTCCGGCACGGAGGGCGACACGACCTTGAGGCCGGGAATGTTCGAGTAGAGCGCCTCCGTGGAGTTGGAGTGGGTGGCCCCGAGCTGGCCGGCCGCCCCGTTGGGGCCGCGGAAGACAATCGGGACGTCGAACTGGCCGCCCGACATGTAGCGCATGTTGGGCGCGTTGTTGATGACCTGGTCGAAGGCCACGAACGAGAAGTTGAACGTCATGAACTCGACGATGGGCCGGAGCCCGTTCATCGCCGCCCCAATGCCGAGCCCCGCAAATCCGAGCTCACTAATCGGCGAGTCGATGACCCGGTCGGACCCGAAGTGATCGAGCATGCCCTTGCTTACCTTGTAGGCGCCGTCGTACTCGGCCACCTCCTCCCCAATGAGGAAGATGTCGTCGTCGCGCTCCATTTCCTCGGTCATTGCTTCCCGGAGCGCCGTGCGGAATTCCAGCGTAGCCATATTCAAGTGCGAGTTTCGAAGTGCAAATGTCGAATGGGGAAAGCGGAGAGTGGCGGGCCGTGGGACCGGCCCCAACACTCAGACGTTCACGGGACCTAGGCGATAAAGGGGTAGTCCTCCTGGGTGTAAATGTCGTCGTAGATGGCCTCTTCGTCCGGGAAGGACGCCTCGTTTGCCGCGTCGATGGCGTCTTTGACCCGCTCCTTCACCTCCTCGTCGATCGCCTCCATGTCGGCCTCGGTGGCCAGGCCCCGGTCGAGGATGTAGTCCTGGAGGCGGTTGATGGCATCTTGGCTCTGGCGCTGATCGAGCTCGCCTTCCCCCCGGTACTCGGCCGGGTCGGTGATGGAGTGGCCCTGGTAGCGATACGTGCGCACCTCCAGGAGCGACGGCTGATCGTTGCGGGCGTAGTTCTCCACGTGGTCCTGGACCGCCTTGTTGACGCTGAACACGTCCATGCCGCTGGCCAGGGACGCGGGAAAGTCGAAGTTGTAGCCGTGCTTGAAGAGGTCGGGCTTGCTGAAGGCACGGTCCACCGCCGTGCCCATCGCGTACTGGTTGTTCTCGCAGACAAAGACGATGGGCAGTTCGTAGATGCCGGCCAGGTTGCACGCCTCGCGGAACGCCCCCTGGTGCATCGCCCCGTCCCCGAAGAAGCAGAGGCACACGTTGTCCTCGCCCCGATACTTGTGGGCGAAGGCGAGGCCCGCGCCGAGCGGCAGGTGGGCGCCGACGATGGCGTGCCCGCCCATCATTTTCTTCTCGGCGTCGAAGAAGTGCATCGAGCCGCCCTTCCCCTTCGAGCAGCCCGTCTCTTTGCCAAACAGCTCCGCCATGCCCGCCTCGGGCGTGATGCCCATCGCCAGCCCCATGCCGTGGTCGCGGTAGGCGGTAATGACCGAGTCGTCCCCCAGCTCAATGGCGTTGACGCTGCCGGTCGAGACCGCCTCCTGCCCAATGTAGAGGTGCAGAAAGCCCGAGATCTTCTGGCGCTGGTACATCTGGCGGCACCGGTTCTCGAAGCGCCGCTGCAGCAGCATGTTGCGGAGCAGGTCGAGCACCTCATCGTCCGCAATGCCCAGCTCGTCGTGCCCGTACGTGTCGGCGGGATAGGTCTCGTAGGTAACCGTTTCTTCGAGCGGCCCCTCGGGAATGTCGATGGTCTGCCGGGTGGCCGCCCCGCCCGCAGACGAGTCGGCGTCGCCCTCCGAGAGCGGGCTCGGGCGCTTCTCGGTGGTTGCGGCGCCGGTGGAGGTGCCGTTGGCCCCTCCGGTGGTCGGGGCCCCCGTGCCCGCTCCCTCGAGGGCATTCTGGATGTCTTGGGCGTAGGCCGGGCCGATGCCGGACAGGTCTTCCAGCGACTCCACGTCTCGCAGGTCGGCGAGGCTCGTGACGCCGGCCTGCTTGAGTCGGGACGCGTGGGGGAACCCCTCCGGAAAGTCGGCTCCGCCGTTGAGGCTTCCATTCGAACCGGAACTGGAGTTTGGGGCCGAGGTGTCGTCAGCCATGACAAGCGGCGAGGTTGGGTGAGTAGAACCATGCGTCGGCGAGTGCCGGCCCCGTCAGTCAGGAGCAACACCGGACAGTCGCCGCGTAGGGCTGGACGGATCCACGATGCCAGCCGAAGAAGCAATTTTGTCAAGCCCTTGTATCTCACTATTCCCCCCTCGGTTTCGACACATCCACGCCCGCTGAAACCCGTTTTTCATTAAAACCTGCCGGCGGACTCGGAAATGCCCCGGTGCATCATTTATGTAGATTTCCCGTGTTGGCATCCGGTTCGTCAACGGCCGCTCCGCGTCCGCGGCCGGTTCCGCACTTTCGTCCGTTCTCACGCTTTTCCCTCTCCTCCGGTGTCCGACCCGTCTCCGTCATCCTCCGACGCGTCTCCCCCCGACGCCCTGGTCATCATCCCCACCTACAACGAGGCCGATAACATTGGCCCGGTAATCGACCAGGTGCTGGAGCAGTCGCCCCCTCTTTCTGTCCTCGTCGTGGACGACAACTCGACCGACGGGACCGCCGACCTCGTGCGGTCGAAGAAGACGGACGCGCTCGACCGGGTTCACCTGATCGAGCGAAGCGGCAAGCTGGGCCTGGGCACCGCCTACCTCCGCGGCTTCCGGTACGCCCTGGCGCAGGACTACACCTACATCTGCGAGATGGACGCCGACCGCTCCCACGACCCCAACGACCTGCCGCGCCTCATCGCGCCGGTGCGGGAGGGGGAGGTGGCCCTCGCCATCGGGTCGCGCTACGTGGAGGGAGTGCGCGTGATCAACTGGCCGCTTTCCCGCCTCGTCCTCTCCTACGGGGCCGGCGTCTACACCCGCGCCATCACCCGCCTGCCCCTCCTGGACGTGACCGCCGGCTTCAAGTGCTTCCACCGGCGCGTGCTGGAGACCCTGCCGCTCGACCGCGTCAACTCCGACGGCTACGCCTTTCAGGTCGAGATGCACTACCGCACCTGGCGGGCGGGCTTTCCGTTCACGGAGGTGCCGGTCGTCTTCACGGAGCGGACCGAAGGGGAGTCGAAGATGCGACGCGAAATCGTGGTGGAGGCGGCCCTGAAGGTGTGGGAGCTTCGGCTCCAAGACCTCCTCGGGCGGCTGTAGTCCGCGGCCGCCGGGGCCCACGCTTCTCGTCGTCTTTTCGGTTTTCTAATGAAGGGAGTCGCCGCCGCGTGTTACCTTGGCCGGTACCAGTGCGCCTGCCACTCCTGCCTGTTCATCCTTTCTCTCCCAACAACTCGACCCAACCATGAGCCCCTCCGGCGAACGCATCACAGTCGACGACGGCACCCTCCACGTCCCCGATACCCCCATCATCCCCTACATCGAGGGCGACGGCGTGGGGGCCGACATCTGGGCCGCGGCCCGTCCGGTGTTCGATGCCGCCGTGGAGACGGCCTACGACGGCGAGCGCGCCATCGAATGGACGGAAGTGCTGGCCGGCGAGAAGGCCAAGGAGCACACCGGCGACCTCCTCCCCGAGAACACGGTGGAAACCATCCGCGAGCACCGCGTCGCCATCAAGGGCCCCCTCACGACCCCCGTCGGCGCCGGCTTCCGGTCGCTGAACGTCGCCCTGCGCCAGAAGCTGGACCTCTACGCCAACGTCCGTCCCACCTACTACATCGACGGCGTGCCCTCGCCGATGAAAAATCCGGAGCAGATGGACATGGTCACGTTCCGGGAAAACACCGAGGACGTGTACGCCGGCATCGAGTGGGAGGCCGGGACCGAGGGCGCGGAGCAGGTCCGGGCGTTCGTCGAGGACCAGATGGGCTTCGACGACACCATCCACGACGGGCCGGTGGGCATCGGGATCAAGCCGATCACCGAGTTTGGGACCAAGCGGCTCGTCCGCGAGGCCATCGACTACGCCCTGGAGTCCGACGGCCACCAGTTTGTCACCCTCGTCCACAAGGGCAACATCATGAAGTTCACCGAAGGCGCCTTCCGCGACTGGGGCTACGAGGTCGCCCGCGAGGAGTACGGCGACGCGGTGATCACCGAGGACACCCTCTGGGAGGAGCGCGACGGCGATCCGCCCGAAGACGCGGTCGTGGTGAACGACCGGATCGCCGACAACATGCTGCAGCAGGTGCAGACACGGACCGACCAGTACGACGTGCTGGCGATGCCGAACCTGAACGGCGACTACCTGTCGGACGCCTGCGGGGCCCAGATCGGCGGCCTCGGCGTGGCGCCGGGCGCCAACTTCGGCGACGCCGCCTGCCTGGCCGAGCCCGTTCACGGCTCCGCGAACAAGTACGCCGGCCAGGACAAGGTCAACCCGTCGGCGCTCATTCTGTCGGGCCGCCTCATGTTCGAGTACATGGGCTGGGACGAGGCCTCCGCGGTCATCCTCGAGAGCCTGGCGGAGACGATCCAGCAGAAGCGCGTGACGTACGACTTCGAGCGCAACCTGGAGGACGCCGAGCTGCTCAAGTGCAGCGAGTTCGGGCAGGCCGTGGTGGAAAACATGAGATAACTGTTCCGGACGACCGGCTCCCCCCCTCAGCGAAAGAGCGGCATCGTGGCGGCCCCACGGTGCCGTTTTTCTGTTTGCCCCGTTCTTTTGATACACTGCATTCGCTCATGGCCTTCTCGCTCTCTCGCCTCGTACCCCGCCTTGCCGAGCGCCTGGGCGGCCCGCTGCCGGGCCACGAGGCGCACCTCCGCATGGCGCCCCAAAATCCGAGCCGGCGGGCCGACCTCTCGGTGGAGGCGCGGGACTGTCGGGACGCCGGGGTGCTCCTGCTCCTGCACCCGGACGAGGCGGATCCGTCTGTGGTGCTGACCGTCCGGCGCGACCACCTTCCCGACCATGCCGGCCAGATTTCGTTTCCGGGAGGGCGACGGGAACGCGGCGAGTCGCTCTCGGACACGGCCCTGCGGGAGGCGGAGGAAGAGATCAACCTGCCCCCGGCGTCCGTGGACGTGCTCGGCGCCCTGACGCCGCTCTTCATCCCGCCCTCCAATTTTTGCGTGCATCCCTTCGTGGGCCACACGCCCTCCCCCGCGTCCCTCCGCCCCACCGACGCGGAGGTCGGACGGATTCTGCAGGTTCCCCTCGCGCGTCTCTTGGATCCGGCCGCCCGCACGACCGAGACGCGCCCCCTCAACGGGAGGGACGTGGACGTGCCGTACTACGACGTGGCCGGCCATACTGTCTGGGGGGCCACCGCCATGATGCTGGCCGAGTTCCTGGCCGTGGTGCGGGACGCGACGGCGTCGGCCGAATAACCCCCGCCCCTATTCGGTGCCGTCGGGATTCGATGCCGCTTCCGCCCCCACGAGCGAGCGCCAGCCCACCCGTCCCCACCGCTCCGGGGCGTAGCGCTGGATCCACCGCCGGTCGACCCAGTGCTTGAGTCGGAGGGACCACGTGCGGGCCGTCCACAGGGGACCCGCCGTCCAGATGGCGCGGCGCGTTCCGGTAGAGAGCAGCAGCGGCGCGACCGGGTACGGGCGAAAGACCGTCAGGTCCGACGCGGCCGGGGCCGAGCCGTCCCCCGCGAGTCGACGTACAGTGGTGTCGAGGTTTGCCCGGAGGTCCGGCCCCTGCTTCACGGCGTGCACGCCCACCTTGTCCAGGTCCAACTCCGGAATGGTTCCGCAATCGCCGGCGGCGAAGATGCGGGGATGGGTGGGGGTGCGCAGGCGCCGGGTTACGTGCAGGAAGCCCCGCCCATCGGTCGAAAGCCCGCTTTCACGGAGCAGCGGCGGAGCGACGGCCCCGGTGCTCCAGAGCACCGCGTCGGGATGGATCGTGTCGTGTTCGCCCGAGTCCGTTCGCATGTCTACCTGAGCGCGACCTTCATCGGATCCGTGCACCTCGTCGACGGTCGTCGCCGTCCGGATGGTCGCGCCTCGTTCCCGGAGCAGCCGGGCCGCGTAGGCGCGCATGCCCTCCGGAAACCCCGGCAGGATCTTCCCCGACTGCTCCACAATCGTCAGCGAGAGGTCCGCCGCCCGGCCGGCCCCGGCGAACCGGCCCGTGATGTTGAGGGCCACCTCCACCCCAGCCGCCCCGCCCCCTACGATCGTCAGGCCGAGCGTCTCCGTCGGGGCATCGAGCACCTGCTTCAGATGGGGACGGAGGGCACGGACGCGGTAGATCGGCTTCGTGCCCACCGCGGCGTCGGGCAGGGCCGGATTCACCCCCCCGACATCGATCGCCAACACGTCGTAGGGGATGGTGTCCCCCTCGGCCGTCGTGACCATGCGGGCCTCCGGATCGAGGGCCGTGGCCCGGTCCGCCACGTGCGTGGCCCCCGCCTCACGGGCCAGCCTCCGCAGGTCCACGCGGATGTCGTCAACCGCGTACACCCCGCCCAGGTGCTCCGGCACCATGCCCGAGTAGTAGAGCCAGCGTTGGGGATCAACGAGGGTTACCTTGACCCCCGCGTCGGTCCATTCCCGGGCATGGGCGAGGCTGGGAAGCATGGCGTGTCCCCCTCCGACGAGGACGAGATGCAACGGATCAGACATCGGACTGCGATCCATCAAGAGCGTAAGGCGGCGAAAGCCCCCACGAGGTTAGGGACAATTGTGGCGTACAAAACCTCCATCAGTTGCGCTGCTCGTGTCGCGTCGAGAGGCCCATGGGGAGGTACACAGGGCACGTTCCGACGAAGCTCGTGAGGAGAAACGCCACGGCCCCGACGCCCAGGACGAGCGCCGTGGTGCCGCCGAGGGTGCCCGTGGCGTACAGCACGCCAACCACGAAGGCGGCGACGGTGCGAAGGATTCGGTCGAGGGATCCCATGTTTTGGGTCATAAGGGGGTATGAGTTCGGAATGGACGCAGCGAGCGCCGTACCGTACTGGCGGCGGCATTGTGAGTGATTGATCACTCACAACTGACACCGGTGCCAATGTGAGAGGTTCCGGTAGGGATGCACGATCCGCCCGACACGACAGAATCGCCCCTCTTATTTGAACTCCTCACGAACCGTTGAACCTGTGCGAGTAGGCAGCATAGAGTGGTTGTGAGTGATCACTCACTCATTCCTCCCTCTATTTGGGGCTTTCTCTCCCACTCGCCTACGCCCATGACCAAGCGAGACGACATTTGCGAGGCCGCCCTCACTCTCTTCGCCGAGAACGGCATCGAGGCCACAACGACCCGCGAAATTGCGGAGCACGCCGGGGCCGCCGAGGGGACGCTCTACCGCCATTTCGACGGCAAGGCCGACCTCGCCCAGTGGCTCTACCGGCGCTGCCTGAATCAACTCCGCGACACCCTTACGGATGCCGACGAGGCGACATCCACCCCGACCGATCGGTTGGAGGCCCTCGTACGCGGCGTGTTTGACTTTTACGCCTCGAGGCCCGCCTCGTGCACCTACCTGCTCTCGGCCCGGGAATCGGGCGCCGTGGGCGCGAGTGAGAGCGACGCGCCGCCCTCCCCAGTCCACCTGTTTGCGAGCGTGCTCGACGAGGGCACGCGGCAGGGCGTCTTTCGGGAAACCTCATCCCCCCTCGTCGCCGGATGGATTCTCGCGATGGTTCAGCGTACCGTTCTCTTTTTGAAGACCGAGGCCCTCTCTTTGAGCACGCAGGACGCGATCGACCAGACGGTCGACGCGGCCCGCCGCCTGGCGATGCCCTCTCCGCGCTGAGACGCGAAGGCGCCGCGACCGTTTCTCCACTACGAACCCGACCCCCCACATGTATTTTCCAGTTGTGAGCGAACGATCACTCACGTCCGGCCCGCGAATCGGAGGTGCGCTGTGGATACTGATGTTCGGCATCATTGCGCTTCTTCCCGTTCGGGGGGCGGCGCAGCCGGCCGCGGTCGTCGATGACGACACGTCCGCCACGTTATCCCTGTCGCTGGACGAGACGCTGGCCCGGGCCCAGGAGGAGAGCTTTCCGGCCCGGTCGGCGGAGGCGACGCGGCGGGCGGCAACGGCCCGCAAGCGGCAGTCGCTCGGCGTCTTCCTCCCCCGGATCACCGCCCGTGAGCAGGGG is part of the Salinibacter ruber DSM 13855 genome and encodes:
- the pdhA gene encoding pyruvate dehydrogenase (acetyl-transferring) E1 component subunit alpha, giving the protein MADDTSAPNSSSGSNGSLNGGADFPEGFPHASRLKQAGVTSLADLRDVESLEDLSGIGPAYAQDIQNALEGAGTGAPTTGGANGTSTGAATTEKRPSPLSEGDADSSAGGAATRQTIDIPEGPLEETVTYETYPADTYGHDELGIADDEVLDLLRNMLLQRRFENRCRQMYQRQKISGFLHLYIGQEAVSTGSVNAIELGDDSVITAYRDHGMGLAMGITPEAGMAELFGKETGCSKGKGGSMHFFDAEKKMMGGHAIVGAHLPLGAGLAFAHKYRGEDNVCLCFFGDGAMHQGAFREACNLAGIYELPIVFVCENNQYAMGTAVDRAFSKPDLFKHGYNFDFPASLASGMDVFSVNKAVQDHVENYARNDQPSLLEVRTYRYQGHSITDPAEYRGEGELDQRQSQDAINRLQDYILDRGLATEADMEAIDEEVKERVKDAIDAANEASFPDEEAIYDDIYTQEDYPFIA
- a CDS encoding pyruvate dehydrogenase complex dihydrolipoamide acetyltransferase translates to MAIPIEMPKLSDTMEEGVLSAWLVDEGEEVSAGDVLAQVETDKATMDLEAFDEGVLLKQVIGEGDAVPIGELIAVIGEAGEDISDLVDDAGGDGAAEPEADPDAEVDSDADAEDASAEPEVEPEPAPEPSGDGQLSERMPEPVPAGTDAEGRRIKASPLARRIAQEHDVELAQVDGSGPEGRIVRRDVETHVEKQEAAPESTPEPEPTTEPEPAPQPEPSVPEAPSYAMPDEEAAYESEGITQMRETIARRLAESKYSAPHYYLTVDIDVERAIEVREDLNDLAEEQGRAKISFNDFITKACALSLHDHPYVNAAYRPDEGEIHKHNRVHIGIAVAIDEGLITPVIRDADRKGLSELARETRALAERARDRDLEPEEFEGATFTTSNLGMFGIEEFTAIINPPNSAILAIGEIRDTPVVEDGEVVPGKRMKVTLSCDHRVVDGAKGAHFLDTVKSYLEEPMNLLL
- a CDS encoding pyruvate dehydrogenase complex E1 component subunit beta, yielding MATLEFRTALREAMTEEMERDDDIFLIGEEVAEYDGAYKVSKGMLDHFGSDRVIDSPISELGFAGLGIGAAMNGLRPIVEFMTFNFSFVAFDQVINNAPNMRYMSGGQFDVPIVFRGPNGAAGQLGATHSNSTEALYSNIPGLKVVSPSVPDDGKGLLKTAIRDDDPVVFLESELMYGMKREVSEESDYTIPIGSARVAREGDDVTIVAHSKSYHIAMDAAETLEEQGYEAEVIDPRTIKPLDIETIVESVVKTNRLVVIDESTPFTSVASEITHQVQDRAFDYLDAPILRVTAPDTPAPYAPNLMDEYMPGADETVDKCLRVLYAE
- a CDS encoding metallophosphoesterase family protein encodes the protein MTIAHISDLHFGRIADSGVVEALLDEINAAGIDLVAVSGDLTQRARPAEYRAARNLLDALGPPTLVVAGNHDVYPWWRPLKRLRTPLERYRQFITEDLAPTFEAGGVAALGLTSAYGPSIKGGRIGPADRAAMRAFFSGTGDDRFKVLVVHHQLHPTAIGPISPHPVARQAQQTLAVAGEVGIDLILCGHLHISAIQPLEIIPGTPRIVVASAGTATSNRWREPTGPINFYNVVSVEPEAFSVEERRYVPDEGRFVRDGVTRFDHAG
- a CDS encoding alpha-ketoacid dehydrogenase subunit alpha/beta — protein: MSSPESSVNTGPDLDAEALCRALLEPRVIEEKMLTLIRQGRIAKWFSGYGQEAVAAGTAWALDDRDYILPMHRNLGVWTTRDVDRERLFCQLMGKKGDFTNGRDRTFHFGLPAKNLVGMISHMAAMLPVACGLGQAVRFREADRVACAFCGDGGTREGDFHEALNLASVWDLPVLFLVENNGYGLSTPTDEAVAPDDIADAAAGYDMPGMIVDGNDVFAVIEAVREARAHARTEGPVLLEMKTFRVRGHEEASGTAYVPDELIEEWKEKDPLDRFAARVREEGLLGADRMESIRAELESAVDELAEWALDRPAVTSTPEAERDAVFAPSPDPDPPSPDADTEETRFIDAIQDGLRAAMRDDDEVIVMGQDIAEYGGAFKVTDGFVDEFGSKRVRNTPIIEDGALGAGMGLSIEGLPAVVEMQYADFISCGFNQTVNNLATTHYRWGQPVNVTIRAPFGGGIGAGPFHSQSREAWFTHTPGLKVVVPATPRDAKGLLRTAVADPNPVLFFEHKKLYRSVRGAVPTEAYTLPFGEARVAREGTDATIVTYGVGVHWALAEAEHQAEANGVELEVVDLRTLVPWDRDTVRQSLDKTNRLLVLHEASRTAGFGAEVAAELGEIGFELLDAPITRVAAEDLPVPNAKPLEDEIFSATARLRPKVEDLLAF
- a CDS encoding energy transducer TonB family protein, whose translation is MSRSDWIGVATTVILHGGLALLFAFLTASRPRPAQLGYVEVEFGEFSPGQPVEATEQVEKTTTPEPQEEAPEPEAESDETAEEPESEPVNLPEEEQSEESVPPTEEETTVPEAEAQPETEQQADQQEPSEEPGEESGDPGSGSQEEAAAPYDIEGLDRDPERAPLPQYAEKVNARIRVRITVNPDGRIVRRVPLLKGNPELEAAVMDALQQWRFNALPPGAPQENQTGTITFTFRLE